From the Nitrospirota bacterium genome, one window contains:
- the aprA gene encoding adenylyl-sulfate reductase subunit alpha, with protein MREFATEVVETDILILGGGMAGCGAVVEAAYWAKAVGLRVTWVEKAAVDRSGPVAMGLSAINTYMGMDGKVTENPRMPERFVEYVTNDQMGLTRQDLVYDVARHVDSTVRHFEKWGLPIWKDEAGNFVKSGEWQVMISGESYKIIVAEAAKSAIAALGDKGQLIERVYITHLLKDEKEPDRVCGAVGFSVREDKFYVFKANVVIAVMGGAVHVFRPRSQGEGFGRAWMPPFLGGTTYALTLQAGGELTQMDVTFVPPRFKDSYGPVGTFFLLFKTPATNAYDQPYVGGYDSETDKWAPYSHAKPCPTPVRNYEMILAAKEGKIPLLMHTELVAERIKKEITDPKEQKKELKKYESEAWEDFLDMTIAGATNWAAHNIDPLEKPMELSTSEPVFIGSHACSCGAWACGAEDLMPAEYKDAFPAQYNCMTTVLGLFTAGCGVGACAHKFSSGSFTQGRITAKSAVKFANDNKGYKPTVSEDTIKNLKEIVYKPLALYEEKNTYTTMPDINPNYISPQMFLFRVQKIMGEYVGGWETLYGTSDKMLEHALWKLGFCGEDTEKLAVKDLHELLRAWEAIHRYWVAEACVRTRLVRKESRWPGYYHKYDYMKLDEGQKHFINVKYDAEKKEWKVIERPMIPII; from the coding sequence GTGAGAGAATTTGCGACAGAAGTTGTTGAGACTGATATATTGATACTCGGTGGAGGGATGGCTGGCTGTGGTGCTGTAGTTGAGGCTGCATACTGGGCAAAGGCTGTAGGTTTAAGGGTAACCTGGGTGGAGAAGGCTGCGGTTGACAGAAGTGGTCCTGTAGCAATGGGCCTTTCTGCCATCAATACATATATGGGAATGGATGGAAAGGTAACTGAGAATCCCCGTATGCCTGAAAGGTTTGTTGAGTATGTAACGAATGACCAGATGGGTTTAACAAGACAGGACCTCGTCTATGATGTTGCAAGACATGTGGATAGCACCGTCAGACACTTTGAGAAATGGGGACTTCCTATATGGAAGGATGAGGCAGGAAATTTTGTAAAATCAGGTGAATGGCAGGTCATGATATCCGGCGAGAGTTACAAGATCATCGTGGCAGAGGCAGCAAAGAGTGCGATAGCAGCCCTTGGTGATAAGGGTCAGTTAATCGAGAGGGTCTATATCACACACCTTCTGAAGGATGAGAAGGAACCTGATAGAGTCTGTGGTGCAGTCGGTTTTAGCGTAAGGGAAGACAAGTTCTATGTCTTTAAGGCAAATGTAGTTATCGCTGTGATGGGTGGTGCAGTCCATGTATTCAGACCGAGGTCACAGGGAGAGGGTTTTGGAAGGGCATGGATGCCACCATTCTTAGGAGGAACGACTTATGCCCTCACTCTCCAGGCAGGGGGTGAGCTCACACAGATGGATGTGACATTTGTCCCTCCAAGGTTCAAGGATTCATATGGTCCTGTTGGCACATTCTTCCTGCTCTTTAAGACACCTGCAACAAATGCCTATGACCAGCCATACGTTGGGGGGTATGATTCCGAGACAGATAAGTGGGCACCATATTCTCATGCGAAACCCTGTCCAACTCCAGTCAGAAACTATGAGATGATACTCGCGGCAAAGGAAGGAAAGATACCATTACTCATGCACACAGAGTTAGTAGCAGAAAGAATAAAGAAGGAGATAACTGATCCAAAGGAGCAGAAAAAGGAGTTAAAAAAGTATGAGTCCGAAGCCTGGGAGGACTTCCTTGATATGACTATTGCAGGTGCAACAAACTGGGCCGCCCATAATATTGACCCCCTTGAAAAGCCGATGGAGCTCTCGACCTCAGAGCCGGTCTTCATAGGTTCACATGCCTGTTCTTGTGGTGCATGGGCCTGTGGTGCTGAAGACCTTATGCCAGCAGAATACAAGGATGCCTTCCCTGCCCAATACAACTGTATGACAACTGTTTTAGGTCTATTTACTGCAGGTTGTGGGGTAGGTGCATGTGCACACAAGTTCTCAAGCGGCTCATTCACACAGGGAAGGATTACAGCAAAGTCTGCAGTTAAGTTTGCCAATGATAACAAGGGATACAAACCAACGGTATCTGAGGATACGATAAAGAACCTCAAAGAAATAGTTTATAAACCACTTGCCCTCTATGAGGAGAAGAACACATATACAACGATGCCGGATATCAATCCCAACTATATTTCCCCACAAATGTTTTTGTTCAGGGTACAGAAGATAATGGGTGAGTATGTAGGTGGATGGGAGACATTGTATGGGACATCTGATAAGATGTTGGAGCACGCCCTCTGGAAATTAGGGTTCTGCGGAGAGGACACAGAGAAGCTTGCTGTAAAGGACCTTCATGAGCTTTTGAGGGCGTGGGAGGCTATCCACAGGTATTGGGTTGCTGAGGCATGTGTGAGGACAAGGCTCGTCAGGAAGGAGTCAAGATGGCCGGGTTATTATCACAAGTATGACTACATGAAGCTGGATGAAGGACAGAAGCACTTTATAAATGTGAAATATGATGCAGAGAAGAAGGAATGGAAGGTAATCGAAAGGCCGATGATCCCAATCATTTGA
- a CDS encoding YkgJ family cysteine cluster protein, with protein MNEEYTKKHRRLSLNDKFKFSCHKGLTCFNTCCSDINIFLTPYDVLRMRRATVLSSGEFLKRYAIPLLGDEGLPLVVLKMIEDENKSCPFVTQDGCRIYEDRPWSCRMYPIFPASSERRLNNQRPSKEEEFWIEEKPSCLGFMEHFHESSHFCEVRDEVLPFKEEKQWTIEVWKKDQGIDIYDKMNESYKEITLHDYFRKGNKLDSGRAKMLYMSCYNLNDFKRFLFETRFFDIYDVENGVIEKIKEDEEELLSFGYRWIRFNLFCEDTLKPKDKALDKLLRSRREV; from the coding sequence ATGAATGAAGAATATACCAAAAAACACCGAAGGCTCTCTCTAAATGACAAATTCAAATTCTCATGTCATAAAGGGCTTACCTGTTTTAACACCTGCTGTAGTGATATAAATATCTTTCTCACACCTTATGATGTCCTGAGGATGAGAAGGGCTACTGTGTTATCTTCTGGAGAGTTCTTAAAGAGATATGCCATTCCACTCTTAGGAGATGAGGGGTTACCTCTGGTAGTGCTTAAGATGATAGAGGATGAAAATAAGAGTTGTCCTTTTGTCACCCAAGATGGGTGCAGGATATATGAGGACAGGCCATGGTCATGCAGGATGTATCCTATATTCCCGGCTTCCTCGGAACGTAGATTGAATAATCAACGTCCCTCGAAGGAAGAAGAGTTTTGGATAGAGGAAAAGCCCTCATGCCTTGGATTTATGGAGCACTTCCATGAATCCTCGCACTTCTGTGAAGTGCGGGATGAAGTGCTACCATTTAAAGAGGAAAAACAATGGACAATAGAGGTGTGGAAGAAAGATCAGGGAATCGATATCTATGATAAAATGAATGAATCTTATAAGGAGATCACCTTACATGATTATTTTCGGAAGGGAAATAAGCTTGATTCAGGAAGGGCGAAGATGCTTTATATGTCCTGTTACAACTTGAATGATTTCAAGAGATTCCTTTTTGAAACCAGGTTTTTTGATATTTATGATGTAGAGAATGGGGTTATTGAAAAGATAAAAGAAGATGAAGAAGAACTCTTAAGTTTTGGTTATAGATGGATAAGATTCAATCTGTTCTGTGAAGATACCTTAAAACCTAAAG
- the aprB gene encoding adenylyl-sulfate reductase subunit beta, translating into MPSFVINEKCDGCKGQDKTACMYICPNDLIVLDKERMKAYNQEPAWCWECYSCVKICPQQAMDVRGYADFMPLGAASTPLRGTEDIMWTITFRDGRIKRFKYPTRTTPEGSIKALEGYPEAKAEDLTDQLMLGEPDIMGVKELPTKKK; encoded by the coding sequence ATGCCAAGTTTTGTAATCAATGAAAAATGTGATGGTTGCAAGGGGCAGGATAAAACTGCATGCATGTACATATGCCCCAACGACCTGATAGTCCTGGACAAAGAGAGGATGAAGGCATACAATCAAGAGCCTGCTTGGTGCTGGGAATGCTATAGTTGTGTCAAGATATGTCCTCAGCAGGCTATGGATGTGAGGGGTTATGCAGACTTTATGCCCCTCGGTGCTGCATCAACTCCACTGAGAGGGACAGAGGACATCATGTGGACCATCACATTCAGGGATGGAAGGATTAAGAGGTTTAAGTATCCGACAAGGACTACACCAGAAGGTTCGATAAAGGCACTGGAGGGATATCCTGAGGCAAAGGCAGAAGATTTAACCGATCAGTTGATGCTCGGAGAGCCTGACATAATGGGAGTAAAGGAACTCCCAACAAAGAAAAAATAA